A stretch of DNA from Candidatus Bathyarchaeia archaeon:
CAGAGGTGCGGAGTCGCAGGATTAGAGGCTTATGTGATTGGTCTTCATCACTGGGCTTGGCTGTTAGGATAGTCGGTTTAGTTTGAGCCACTTCTACAGGTTTCTCTGTGGGTGGAGCCAATTTGCTCAGCGCATTTTCGAGGTCTTTCTTCTCGTTTATTGCGCTCTTGATTCCATATACAAGGTTCTCGCTGTTAACCTTGTAAGTCTCCTCGCTCATCTCGCCTGTTTTGTGTTGAACTTTTATGTTGCCAAGGAATCTTTCTAGGCTTTTACACTGCGCTTCCAAGTCTGCTATTCTCTGTTTGAGTTTGTTGACAAGGTTCGCATAGGTTTCCTGCTGCCTGCTCATATCCTCCTTGTATTTCTTGTAAAGTTCGTCGTAGACGTATTGTGGTATCTCACCGTTTTTTAGGAGTTCGTCTAAAGCTTGGAACCTCTTCTGGGTAAGACTACTCTCTTCGCGGTATTTATCACAGGCTATTTTCCAAGCAGGTATAAGTAAGAGATTTTCACCTTCGATCATCACCTGATCGCTGTGATACTCAAGAAAGCCGACCTCTCCCTGATCCACACCGATTGAGTTAAGTTGCCCCATCGGGTCTAGGGAAAGCCCTACGACGTAACCGA
This window harbors:
- a CDS encoding CdvA-like protein: MSVHTEALRKYIGKPAKDTYGRYVGYVVGLSLDPMGQLNSIGVDQGEVGFLEYHSDQVMIEGENLLLIPAWKIACDKYREESSLTQKRFQALDELLKNGEIPQYVYDELYKKYKEDMSRQQETYANLVNKLKQRIADLEAQCKSLERFLGNIKVQHKTGEMSEETYKVNSENLVYGIKSAINEKKDLENALSKLAPPTEKPVEVAQTKPTILTAKPSDEDQSHKPLILRLRTSDEQNRAPV